In one window of Balaenoptera musculus isolate JJ_BM4_2016_0621 chromosome 10, mBalMus1.pri.v3, whole genome shotgun sequence DNA:
- the OLR1 gene encoding oxidized low-density lipoprotein receptor 1 isoform X1, with amino-acid sequence MTFDDLKSKSMKDQLDQKPNGERDKGLRFLSSRRWYPAAMTLGILCLGLLVTVILLIIQLSQVSDLLKQQQANLTHQEDILEGQISAQHQTEKSSQESQWELKEMIETLAHKLDEKSKKLMELHHQNLNLQEALKKAANYSGPCPQDWLWHEENCYQFSSGPFNWEKSRENCLSLDAHMLKINSSDDLEFIQQAIAHSSFPFWMGLSLKKPNYSWLWEDGSPLMPHLFRLQGAAFQMYPSGTCAYIQRGTVFAENCILTAFSICQKKANVLRVQ; translated from the exons ATGACTTTTGATGACCTCAAGAGCAAGAGTATGAAGGATCAACTTGACCAGAAGccaaatggagagagagacaaag GTCTTCGTTTTCTTTCCTCTCGGAGGTGGTACCCTGCTGCTATGACTCTAGGGATCCTTTGTCTGGGATTACTGGTGACCGTTATATTGCTGATAATCCAAT TATCCCAGGTGTCTGATCTCCTAAAGCAACAGCAAGCAAACCTTACTCACCAGGAAGATATCCTGGAGGGACAGATTTCAGCCCAGCACCAGACAGAAAAATCTTCCCAGGAGTCACAATGGGAACTCAAAGAAATGATAGAAACCCTTGCCCACAAGCTGGATGAAAAATCCAAGAAACTAATGGAACTTCATCACCAGAACCTGAATCTCCAAGAAGCTCTGAAAAAAGCAGCAAACTATTCAG GTCCTTGTCCCCAAGACTGGCTCTGGCATGAAGAAAACTGTTACCAATTTTCCTCTGGCCCATTTAATTGGGAAAAAAGCCGGGAGAACTGCTTGTCTTTGGATGCCCACATGCTGAAGATTAATAGCTCAGATGATCTG GAATTCATCCAGCAAGCAATTGCCCATTCCAGTTTCCCATTCTGGATGGGGTTGTCTCTGAAGAAACCCAACTACTCATGGCTCTGGGAGGATGGTTCTCCTTTGATGCCCCACTT GTTTAGACTCCAGGGAGCTGCTTTCCAGATGTATCCTTCAGGCACCTGTGCATATATACAAAGGGGAACTGTTTTTGCTGAAAACTGCATTCTAACTGCATTCAGTATATGTCAGAAGAAGGCGAACGTATTGAGAGTACAGTGA
- the OLR1 gene encoding oxidized low-density lipoprotein receptor 1 isoform X2, producing the protein MTFDDLKSKSMKDQLDQKPNGERDKGLRFLSSRRWYPAAMTLGILCLGLLVTVILLIIQLSQVSDLLKQQQANLTHQEDILEGQISAQHQTEKSSQESQWELKEMIETLAHKLDEKSKKLMELHHQNLNLQEALKKAANYSGPCPQDWLWHEENCYQFSSGPFNWEKSRENCLSLDAHMLKINSSDDLEFIQQAIAHSSFPFWMGLSLKKPNYSWLWEDGSPLMPHL; encoded by the exons ATGACTTTTGATGACCTCAAGAGCAAGAGTATGAAGGATCAACTTGACCAGAAGccaaatggagagagagacaaag GTCTTCGTTTTCTTTCCTCTCGGAGGTGGTACCCTGCTGCTATGACTCTAGGGATCCTTTGTCTGGGATTACTGGTGACCGTTATATTGCTGATAATCCAAT TATCCCAGGTGTCTGATCTCCTAAAGCAACAGCAAGCAAACCTTACTCACCAGGAAGATATCCTGGAGGGACAGATTTCAGCCCAGCACCAGACAGAAAAATCTTCCCAGGAGTCACAATGGGAACTCAAAGAAATGATAGAAACCCTTGCCCACAAGCTGGATGAAAAATCCAAGAAACTAATGGAACTTCATCACCAGAACCTGAATCTCCAAGAAGCTCTGAAAAAAGCAGCAAACTATTCAG GTCCTTGTCCCCAAGACTGGCTCTGGCATGAAGAAAACTGTTACCAATTTTCCTCTGGCCCATTTAATTGGGAAAAAAGCCGGGAGAACTGCTTGTCTTTGGATGCCCACATGCTGAAGATTAATAGCTCAGATGATCTG GAATTCATCCAGCAAGCAATTGCCCATTCCAGTTTCCCATTCTGGATGGGGTTGTCTCTGAAGAAACCCAACTACTCATGGCTCTGGGAGGATGGTTCTCCTTTGATGCCCCACTTGTAA